One stretch of uncultured Desulfovibrio sp. DNA includes these proteins:
- a CDS encoding diguanylate cyclase, whose product MQRSSNHQSWEWVAGPDLCYCDDVPFKSAILGIPTVKGQSLFFGMDAADQQMALETLMDEYGEPRAFSNVIGHYVRKSDGVLFLLEMSGEPLFDEGYGLMGFKGVERVIANIALYSAGISTSIDLDTIYATAPIAMCVVDRNGVLISANEHHVQLSGRSLFDTSGAHISLLHPELEANIQSDFCNLDTGGRVSDHEVRIDNRDYAVSVTPVRNASGTITALSLAYFDITERKTLERKLKEANERLRHMSIHDHLTGAYNRRFFDAILRREAAVCNRRAGNLSVILIDIDFFKFYNDKYGHLAGDECLAQVARTMKDSLEDMGGELFRYGGEEFAVVLPECDDRNAHEVCETLRTAVCDLKTPHAGSDRNYVTISAGVATVQSQFEKVSPSQLAAKILEAADKALYEAKNSGRNRVKTSTV is encoded by the coding sequence ATGCAGCGTAGTAGTAATCATCAGTCCTGGGAATGGGTAGCCGGGCCAGATTTGTGTTATTGCGACGATGTCCCCTTCAAGTCCGCAATTCTTGGCATTCCAACGGTAAAAGGGCAGTCCCTTTTTTTCGGCATGGACGCCGCTGACCAGCAGATGGCCCTGGAAACCCTCATGGATGAATATGGTGAGCCGCGCGCCTTTTCAAACGTGATCGGCCATTATGTGCGGAAAAGTGATGGGGTGCTGTTTCTGCTGGAAATGAGTGGAGAGCCTCTGTTTGATGAGGGTTACGGCCTGATGGGATTTAAAGGCGTAGAGCGGGTTATTGCCAACATTGCCCTGTATTCTGCGGGAATTTCCACATCCATTGATCTGGATACCATCTACGCCACCGCTCCCATTGCCATGTGTGTTGTTGACCGCAACGGTGTGCTTATTTCTGCCAACGAGCACCATGTGCAGCTCTCCGGGCGGTCATTGTTTGACACAAGCGGCGCGCATATTTCTTTGTTGCACCCGGAGCTGGAAGCAAACATCCAGAGTGACTTTTGCAATCTTGATACGGGTGGGCGGGTTTCTGACCATGAAGTAAGAATCGACAACAGGGATTATGCTGTTTCCGTCACGCCTGTTCGCAATGCCTCAGGTACCATAACCGCGCTTTCGCTGGCGTATTTTGATATTACAGAGCGCAAAACGCTGGAACGCAAACTCAAGGAAGCCAACGAGCGCCTGCGCCATATGTCCATTCACGACCACCTCACGGGCGCGTATAACAGAAGATTTTTTGACGCCATCCTGCGCAGGGAGGCTGCCGTGTGCAACCGCCGCGCGGGCAACCTTTCAGTGATCCTTATAGATATCGACTTTTTCAAGTTTTATAACGACAAGTACGGGCATCTGGCGGGCGATGAATGTCTGGCACAGGTCGCCAGAACCATGAAGGATTCGTTGGAAGATATGGGGGGCGAGCTGTTTCGCTATGGCGGCGAGGAGTTTGCCGTGGTGCTGCCTGAATGCGATGACCGCAATGCCCATGAGGTATGCGAAACTTTGCGGACAGCGGTGTGTGATCTCAAAACGCCCCACGCGGGCAGCGATCGGAACTATGTGACCATAAGCGCGGGGGTGGCCACAGTGCAGAGCCAGTTTGAAAAGGTGTCGCCTTCCCAGCTTGCGGCTAAAATCCTTGAAGCCGCCGATAAGGCGCTTTACGAGGCCAAAAATTCCGGGCGCAACAGAGTGAAAACCAGCACCGTGTAA
- a CDS encoding LysR family transcriptional regulator, which translates to MTIFSNLALLRSFISIAESGSISAAARNMGLTQPTLSRQLAQIEAECGTVLLRRDTHRMHLTDMGAKVLTDARAMLDMAEECERRLRVDQTALMGHIRFFSTIDFGQSVVSKFLARFMLQNPAITVDLVYSNRPLHMLEEGCDAGVVAGSVADETVIARPLGMIRRYPVAAPVFLEGRQLPETPGDIAAWPWLTLGSEVFGGARNITLFTESGEEQTLHVNPVLTAEGVTALREAALLGLGVSPLPGWLVTEDLAAGRLVRLLPQWRARELPAHVVYPVQKGLPLRVRALVDFMTENVKELLARPCVCPGAGNNKQSKG; encoded by the coding sequence ATGACAATATTTTCAAATCTGGCCCTGTTGCGTAGTTTTATAAGCATTGCCGAAAGCGGCAGCATCTCGGCGGCGGCCCGCAACATGGGCCTTACCCAGCCAACCCTCAGCCGCCAGCTTGCGCAGATTGAGGCGGAATGCGGCACTGTGTTGCTGCGGCGCGATACGCACCGCATGCACCTCACAGACATGGGCGCAAAGGTGCTCACCGATGCCCGCGCCATGCTGGACATGGCTGAAGAATGCGAGCGCCGCCTGCGCGTGGATCAGACCGCCCTCATGGGGCATATCCGCTTTTTCTCCACCATTGACTTTGGTCAGAGCGTGGTGAGCAAGTTTCTGGCCCGGTTCATGCTGCAAAATCCTGCCATCACCGTTGATCTGGTGTACTCAAACAGGCCCTTGCACATGCTTGAAGAAGGCTGCGACGCCGGCGTGGTAGCCGGGAGCGTTGCCGATGAAACGGTTATCGCCAGACCATTGGGCATGATACGCAGGTATCCAGTTGCAGCGCCCGTATTTCTTGAGGGCAGGCAACTGCCTGAAACACCGGGCGACATTGCCGCCTGGCCCTGGCTCACGCTGGGCTCGGAAGTTTTTGGCGGCGCGCGCAACATCACCCTTTTTACTGAATCAGGCGAGGAGCAAACCCTGCATGTAAACCCCGTGCTGACGGCAGAGGGCGTTACCGCCTTGCGCGAAGCGGCCCTGCTGGGACTTGGGGTGTCCCCCCTGCCGGGATGGCTGGTGACGGAAGACCTCGCTGCGGGGCGGCTGGTGCGCCTGCTGCCTCAATGGCGCGCGCGTGAACTGCCCGCCCATGTGGTTTACCCGGTACAAAAAGGTTTGCCCCTGCGTGTGCGAGCCTTGGTGGATTTTATGACAGAAAACGTAAAGGAGCTGCTGGCGCGGCCTTGCGTGTGCCCAGGCGCAGGCAACAATAAGCAAAGCAAGGGCTAG
- a CDS encoding SDR family oxidoreductase, with protein MTMQTSSPNAAIVTGAARGIGAAIARRLAGDGLAVVVNYASSAGKAEALAADICAQGGRALAVKADVTVPEQAADLFSACEGVFGTVRVLVNNAGLMQPGMVPLAQTDDTLFDRIVSTNIKGVFNMLRLAAARMQEGGRIVNLSTSVNRLALPGYAVYAATKSAVETMTGIFSKELRGRDITVNAVAPGPTATDLFFEGKTEGQVEAMAKLPPLERLAQPEDIASVVAFLAGRDGGWINGQTIRANGGMV; from the coding sequence ATGACCATGCAGACTTCATCACCCAATGCGGCCATTGTTACCGGCGCGGCGCGCGGCATTGGCGCGGCCATTGCCCGGCGGCTGGCTGGGGACGGCCTGGCAGTTGTCGTCAACTACGCCAGCAGTGCGGGCAAGGCCGAGGCCCTGGCGGCTGATATATGCGCCCAGGGAGGCCGCGCCCTTGCCGTCAAGGCCGATGTGACGGTTCCCGAGCAGGCGGCAGACTTGTTCTCTGCCTGCGAAGGCGTGTTCGGCACTGTGAGGGTGCTTGTAAACAACGCAGGGCTGATGCAGCCCGGCATGGTGCCGCTGGCGCAGACGGACGATACGCTGTTTGACCGCATCGTGAGCACCAATATCAAGGGCGTGTTCAATATGCTGCGGCTGGCTGCGGCCCGCATGCAGGAAGGCGGGCGCATTGTCAATCTTTCCACCAGCGTCAACCGTCTTGCCCTGCCGGGATACGCCGTCTATGCGGCTACAAAGTCCGCTGTGGAAACCATGACCGGCATCTTTTCCAAAGAGCTGCGGGGCCGCGACATCACGGTCAACGCTGTGGCCCCCGGCCCCACAGCCACGGACCTGTTTTTTGAGGGCAAAACTGAAGGGCAGGTCGAGGCAATGGCAAAGTTGCCGCCGCTGGAACGCCTTGCCCAGCCGGAAGATATCGCCTCTGTGGTGGCCTTTCTGGCAGGCAGGGACGGCGGCTGGATCAACGGGCAGACCATCCGGGCCAATGGCGGCATGGTGTAG
- a CDS encoding MFS transporter encodes MKTETTAPQQNGSLIYLLALAAGLAVANIYYNQPVLGLIAGELKGGDHVGLVATITQMGYTLGLLFLVPLCDTLNRKKLVLTLCALLVVSAALAALAPGMAVLMAASAGMGVAATITQMVVPMAADLAREGERGKAVGIAFSGVLCGILLARVVSGAVGQWLGWREAFWLACAFAVLLSALLAWRLPDLPRKSSLPYGRLLVSMLQLLRDYRALRYASIIQACVFGAFSAFWSVLALYLQGPAYGLGASVAGSFGIVGLVGVLAAQAGGRLTDRFGVRCGVLIGALTSIAAFGIMSFSGMTALVLGVIVLDFGVSIAQVSNQSLILGLSESARGRVNTIYMTVFFLGGSLGSAAASQAWAAYRWPGVMLTGGAFALTGLVFHLLERRCNCPSARTPAQECC; translated from the coding sequence ATGAAGACGGAAACCACAGCCCCGCAGCAGAACGGGTCGCTTATATACCTGCTGGCTCTGGCCGCAGGATTGGCCGTAGCCAACATCTATTACAACCAGCCAGTGCTGGGGCTGATCGCCGGGGAACTCAAGGGCGGCGACCATGTGGGCCTTGTGGCCACCATCACCCAGATGGGCTACACCCTTGGGCTCCTGTTTCTTGTGCCTCTGTGCGACACGCTGAACAGAAAAAAACTGGTTCTGACGCTCTGCGCGCTGCTGGTGGTTTCCGCAGCTCTTGCGGCTCTGGCGCCGGGGATGGCGGTGCTCATGGCGGCCTCGGCTGGCATGGGTGTGGCAGCCACCATTACGCAGATGGTGGTTCCCATGGCCGCTGACCTTGCCAGGGAAGGCGAGCGCGGCAAGGCCGTTGGCATTGCCTTCAGCGGTGTTTTGTGCGGCATATTGCTGGCACGTGTGGTGTCTGGCGCGGTGGGCCAGTGGCTGGGCTGGCGCGAGGCTTTCTGGCTGGCTTGCGCCTTTGCCGTGCTGCTGAGCGCGCTGCTTGCATGGCGCTTGCCTGATCTGCCGCGCAAGTCGAGCTTGCCCTACGGGCGGTTACTGGTCTCCATGCTGCAACTTTTGCGGGATTACCGTGCGCTGCGCTATGCCTCCATTATTCAGGCTTGCGTGTTCGGGGCTTTCAGCGCCTTCTGGTCAGTGCTTGCGCTGTATCTGCAAGGCCCCGCTTATGGGCTTGGCGCAAGCGTGGCGGGTTCGTTCGGGATTGTGGGGCTGGTGGGCGTGCTGGCAGCGCAGGCCGGGGGCAGGCTGACAGACCGCTTTGGCGTCAGGTGCGGCGTGTTGATCGGCGCGCTCACAAGCATCGCGGCTTTCGGCATCATGAGCTTCAGCGGCATGACCGCCCTTGTGCTGGGGGTTATTGTGCTTGATTTCGGCGTGTCCATTGCGCAGGTGTCCAATCAGTCTCTCATTCTGGGCTTGTCTGAATCGGCGCGCGGCAGGGTGAACACCATTTACATGACGGTATTTTTTCTGGGCGGGTCGCTGGGTTCGGCTGCGGCCAGCCAGGCCTGGGCGGCATATCGCTGGCCCGGCGTCATGCTCACGGGCGGCGCTTTTGCCCTGACAGGCCTGGTTTTTCATCTGCTGGAAAGACGCTGTAACTGCCCCTCGGCGCGTACTCCCGCTCAGGAGTGTTGTTAA
- a CDS encoding glycosyltransferase, whose amino-acid sequence MFPSPDGKQSDSSPFNASFCVDLHVHSRHSTCPSQWILQKIGCGESYTPPRKIYDIARARGMDYVTITDHDTIAGALEIAHLSQTFISEEISAYFPEDKCEIHVLAWDITEAQHREITQLRGNIFELVPYLMGQGIAHACAHPLCAANNRLTLGHVEQLILLFSVFELNGARNNVQNDALRQIVADLTPESTARMEEKHGLDALVAQPWRKSFVAGSDDHSSCNIARSSTVIEVPRAELGCSGHAPASALLRAVMAGGTTPRVIPATPLGFAHNLYAIGYQFYKNSTGLAQDINNSTVLRFAENMLTGKPDTRTRNIKTRVMSIGGFLLNCGRWVSRSEKSMQENMLEAAGRAIAQSPELAVAADSVNVIVPQERMPRREALLARFVGDVAENVQLACANSVLSDVLKGNFFNVFKLVGAMGSLYAMLAPYGIGYSLFAQDKMFTRECLRRFRPRDARSDTADRAAIAHFTDTYLEVNGVAKTLQSMLPLAREQGKKMDILTCVRAENVTGSHSDGLGPINFNPTGSFSIPEYPELTLHYPPALKIVQHCYESGYTLLHSATPGPMGLAALLTAKMLKLPIHATYHTAFPQYILELTGDTSLEEATWRYVYWYYNQMDVVFAPSAATMKELISHGLPEEKIRLYPRGVDASRYTPAWCNSGRESAQGTRFLYVGRLSREKSVNRLVDAFRMVLEHIPGAQLTIVGDGPQAGELQAQAADMPVTFTGYLSGAALVQAYEEADIFVFPSTTDTYGKVVLEAQAAGLAVVVSGQGGPRENVVPDKSGIVVRQETAEAYASAMVALASDEAMLFAMKREARCYAESRSSQKAFAAQWKLIETLTPQACW is encoded by the coding sequence ATGTTCCCAAGCCCAGACGGAAAGCAGAGTGATTCCAGCCCGTTCAATGCCTCGTTCTGCGTAGATCTGCACGTCCATTCCCGCCATTCAACCTGCCCCTCGCAGTGGATTTTGCAAAAGATCGGCTGCGGCGAAAGTTACACACCTCCCCGCAAGATTTACGACATCGCCAGAGCCAGGGGCATGGACTACGTTACGATTACAGATCACGACACCATTGCTGGCGCGCTGGAAATCGCCCATTTGTCGCAGACCTTCATCAGCGAAGAAATTTCGGCCTACTTTCCTGAGGACAAGTGCGAGATTCACGTGCTCGCCTGGGATATCACGGAAGCGCAGCACCGGGAGATAACCCAGCTCAGGGGCAACATCTTTGAGCTTGTTCCCTACCTGATGGGGCAGGGCATTGCCCATGCTTGCGCGCACCCCCTGTGCGCGGCCAATAACCGGTTGACCCTGGGCCATGTGGAACAGCTCATACTGTTGTTTTCAGTTTTTGAACTTAACGGCGCGCGCAATAATGTGCAGAATGACGCGCTGCGCCAGATTGTGGCCGACCTGACTCCGGAGTCCACAGCCAGAATGGAAGAAAAGCACGGTCTTGACGCGCTTGTTGCTCAGCCCTGGCGCAAGAGCTTTGTGGCCGGGTCTGACGACCATTCCTCATGCAATATCGCCAGAAGTTCCACCGTGATAGAAGTCCCCCGCGCGGAACTGGGCTGCTCGGGCCACGCCCCGGCTTCGGCCCTGCTACGGGCTGTCATGGCAGGGGGCACCACGCCTCGTGTCATACCTGCAACGCCGCTGGGCTTTGCCCATAATCTGTATGCCATCGGCTACCAGTTCTATAAAAATTCCACGGGGCTCGCGCAGGATATCAACAACAGCACAGTGCTGCGCTTTGCTGAAAACATGCTTACGGGCAAGCCAGACACGCGCACCCGCAACATCAAGACGCGCGTCATGTCCATTGGCGGATTTTTGCTCAACTGCGGCAGATGGGTGTCCCGCTCTGAGAAAAGCATGCAGGAAAACATGCTTGAGGCGGCTGGCAGGGCCATTGCCCAATCTCCGGAGCTTGCCGTGGCGGCGGACAGCGTCAACGTCATTGTGCCGCAGGAGCGCATGCCCCGGCGTGAGGCGTTGCTGGCCCGTTTTGTGGGCGATGTGGCGGAAAACGTGCAGCTTGCCTGCGCCAATTCTGTTTTGTCCGATGTGCTCAAGGGAAATTTTTTCAATGTGTTCAAGCTGGTGGGAGCCATGGGATCGCTCTACGCCATGCTTGCCCCTTATGGCATTGGCTATTCGCTTTTTGCGCAGGATAAAATGTTTACGCGCGAATGCCTGCGCCGTTTTCGCCCTAGGGACGCCAGATCCGACACTGCGGACAGGGCCGCCATTGCCCACTTTACAGATACCTATCTTGAGGTGAACGGCGTTGCCAAAACCCTGCAATCCATGCTGCCCCTGGCGCGGGAGCAGGGCAAAAAAATGGATATCCTCACCTGCGTTCGGGCAGAAAATGTGACAGGCAGTCACTCCGACGGACTTGGCCCCATAAATTTCAACCCCACGGGCAGTTTTTCCATTCCTGAATATCCCGAGCTGACGTTGCACTATCCGCCCGCGCTTAAAATTGTGCAGCACTGCTATGAGAGTGGTTACACCCTGCTGCACTCCGCAACGCCCGGCCCCATGGGGCTAGCTGCCCTGCTGACCGCAAAAATGCTCAAGCTGCCCATCCACGCCACCTACCACACGGCCTTTCCGCAGTATATTCTGGAGCTGACGGGCGACACCTCGCTGGAGGAAGCCACATGGCGGTATGTGTACTGGTACTATAACCAGATGGATGTGGTCTTTGCGCCCTCGGCTGCCACCATGAAGGAACTGATCTCCCACGGTCTGCCAGAGGAAAAAATCCGCCTCTATCCTCGTGGGGTGGACGCCTCGCGCTACACGCCCGCCTGGTGCAACAGCGGGCGGGAAAGTGCTCAGGGTACACGTTTTTTGTATGTGGGGCGGCTCTCAAGAGAAAAAAGCGTCAACCGTCTCGTGGATGCCTTCAGGATGGTGCTGGAGCATATCCCCGGCGCGCAGCTGACCATTGTGGGCGACGGCCCGCAGGCTGGGGAACTTCAGGCGCAGGCTGCGGACATGCCCGTGACCTTTACGGGCTATCTGAGCGGGGCAGCGCTTGTGCAGGCCTATGAAGAAGCCGACATCTTTGTTTTCCCTTCAACCACAGATACGTATGGCAAGGTTGTGCTGGAGGCGCAGGCTGCGGGGTTGGCAGTGGTGGTGAGCGGGCAGGGCGGCCCCAGAGAAAACGTGGTGCCTGATAAAAGCGGCATAGTAGTGCGGCAGGAAACGGCAGAGGCCTATGCCTCGGCCATGGTGGCTCTGGCAAGCGATGAGGCCATGCTGTTTGCCATGAAGCGCGAGGCCCGCTGCTATGCAGAATCGCGCAGCTCGCAAAAGGCCTTTGCCGCCCAGTGGAAGCTCATTGAAACCCTGACGCCCCAAGCCTGCTGGTAG
- a CDS encoding HD-GYP domain-containing protein, which translates to MSHIKIPVSTLRPGMYIVDPGISWLKAPLLYMQEGILASNDEINGIILQGFAEAYYDPERSRDENSAAPQPNTPLAIELQAANRIYEDAYENVKNFLESARGGALDLTFARPLVGDIIKSLSRNVDALVTLSLLKKTDEYTYAHSVNVTIFAVAFANFLGMPDDRLHNVGLAGLLHDYGKALIPNEILTAPRSLTFQEFEVMRSHVLLGVEKIKQFSSVEHEAIEGIAQHHEKHNGTGYPNRLSGKQIGVFGRILSLSDVYDALSSKRVYKGALAPNKALGMMYKMRGQAWAPGYVERFIKMVGIFPVGTAVELSNEHQGIVCRSNPNFPAQPCVLVARDPDGRTIQPQFVDLTRYIGLRITRSLSAAESAHFDIPLLLGGPA; encoded by the coding sequence ATGTCCCACATCAAAATACCCGTTTCAACCCTACGCCCGGGGATGTATATTGTTGATCCTGGGATATCATGGCTGAAAGCCCCCCTGCTGTATATGCAGGAGGGAATTTTGGCTTCGAACGATGAGATCAACGGCATAATCCTTCAGGGATTTGCCGAAGCATATTACGACCCGGAACGCTCACGCGACGAAAATTCCGCTGCTCCCCAGCCAAACACCCCGCTTGCCATAGAACTACAGGCCGCCAACAGAATTTATGAAGACGCCTACGAGAATGTGAAAAACTTTCTCGAATCCGCCAGAGGCGGCGCGCTTGATCTTACCTTTGCGCGCCCGCTGGTAGGCGACATCATCAAAAGCCTTTCGCGCAACGTTGACGCGCTGGTGACGCTTTCTCTGCTCAAAAAAACAGACGAATACACCTATGCCCACAGCGTCAACGTAACCATTTTTGCTGTGGCCTTTGCCAATTTTCTGGGTATGCCCGATGACCGCCTGCACAACGTGGGGCTGGCCGGGCTACTGCACGATTACGGCAAGGCGCTGATTCCCAACGAAATTCTCACCGCGCCCCGCTCCCTGACGTTTCAGGAATTTGAGGTCATGCGGTCGCATGTGCTGCTTGGTGTTGAAAAAATCAAACAGTTTTCAAGTGTTGAGCATGAAGCCATTGAAGGTATCGCGCAGCACCACGAAAAGCACAATGGTACGGGCTATCCCAATCGGCTTTCTGGCAAGCAGATTGGCGTTTTTGGACGTATTCTTTCGCTCAGCGACGTGTATGACGCGCTTTCGTCCAAGCGTGTTTACAAAGGAGCATTGGCCCCCAACAAGGCGCTGGGCATGATGTACAAAATGCGCGGCCAGGCCTGGGCACCCGGCTATGTGGAACGGTTCATCAAGATGGTGGGCATTTTCCCCGTGGGCACTGCTGTGGAACTCTCAAACGAACACCAGGGCATTGTGTGCCGCTCCAACCCCAATTTCCCCGCCCAACCCTGCGTTCTTGTGGCGCGAGACCCGGATGGACGCACCATTCAGCCGCAGTTTGTTGACCTCACGCGCTACATTGGCCTGCGCATCACGCGGTCTCTTTCTGCTGCCGAATCTGCACATTTTGACATACCATTGTTACTGGGCGGCCCAGCGTAG
- a CDS encoding polysaccharide deacetylase family protein, which yields MFSSVSLVLRLRHTVALSAGVFCILAGICAALVGQPAVAASVAADAASTAPAIASSAPAPSWAPDAQDARKALRNDATPPVKREPSVMLPPLGPDAVGTIRRVALADGAKVVALTFDLCELDTVTTGCDMDILGFLRAEHIPATLFMGGKWMRTHSRRVLQIMTEPQFEIANHAWSHGNFALLSPAGLRAQVLWTQAQYELLREEALRDARAQGRPEPVMQPVPTLFRLPYGRCSDQSLQALAKLGMQVVQWDVVAESGADNTNIEHARREAHLVASQVKPGSILLFHANLVPKGSAQLLRETVAELRRRGYNFVSVSTLLGMGVPQRTMNGYFTSPGDNKALDSKFGVDGTGRHTPFNGE from the coding sequence ATGTTCAGCTCAGTCAGCTTGGTTTTGCGGTTGCGGCATACCGTTGCTCTTTCGGCAGGCGTGTTTTGCATTTTAGCGGGCATATGCGCTGCCCTGGTGGGGCAACCCGCAGTTGCTGCTTCTGTTGCTGCAGATGCTGCGTCTACTGCCCCGGCTATTGCTTCGTCTGCTCCGGCCCCCTCTTGGGCGCCTGATGCGCAGGATGCCCGCAAGGCTTTGCGCAACGATGCAACCCCGCCCGTCAAACGCGAACCTTCAGTGATGCTTCCTCCGCTCGGGCCCGATGCGGTGGGTACCATCCGGCGGGTAGCGCTGGCAGATGGGGCCAAGGTGGTTGCCCTTACCTTTGATCTTTGCGAGCTGGACACAGTCACCACCGGCTGCGATATGGATATCCTCGGTTTTTTGCGGGCTGAGCATATCCCGGCCACGCTCTTTATGGGCGGCAAGTGGATGCGCACCCATTCCCGCCGGGTGCTGCAAATCATGACCGAGCCGCAGTTTGAAATAGCCAACCATGCGTGGTCGCACGGCAATTTTGCCCTGCTTTCGCCAGCTGGCCTGCGCGCCCAGGTTTTGTGGACGCAGGCTCAGTATGAGCTGCTGCGCGAGGAGGCCTTGCGCGATGCCAGGGCACAGGGCCGCCCGGAGCCTGTCATGCAGCCTGTGCCCACACTGTTTCGTTTGCCCTACGGGCGTTGCAGCGACCAGTCTTTGCAGGCGCTGGCAAAGCTGGGCATGCAGGTGGTGCAGTGGGATGTGGTGGCGGAATCCGGCGCGGACAATACCAATATCGAGCATGCGCGGCGCGAGGCCCATCTGGTTGCCTCGCAGGTCAAACCGGGTTCCATACTGCTGTTCCACGCCAATCTGGTACCCAAGGGCTCAGCGCAACTGTTGCGCGAGACTGTGGCGGAACTGCGCCGTAGAGGCTACAATTTCGTTTCTGTGAGTACCCTGCTGGGCATGGGGGTTCCGCAACGCACCATGAACGGCTATTTTACATCGCCGGGCGACAACAAGGCGCTGGACAGCAAATTCGGTGTTGACGGCACCGGGCGGCATACGCCCTTTAACGGCGAGTAG
- a CDS encoding HAD-IA family hydrolase, with product MKQYLFFDLDGTVTDSKTGIIRSVQHALQYFGVSRADDDLLYFIGPPLKDSFGKLFGGDTAKAELAVQKYREYYSVTGIFENALYDGVADMLADLRREGRVLSLATSKPEPFAQRILDHFDIASLFDHVAGAELTGPRNSKTSVLRHACGLCGVADMAQCLMVGDRKYDILGAHAVGMDGVGVLYGYGSRGELEEAGADSLCDDVPALRQLLLA from the coding sequence GTGAAGCAATACCTTTTTTTTGATCTTGATGGCACGGTGACAGACTCCAAGACCGGCATCATCCGTTCTGTGCAGCATGCCCTGCAGTATTTTGGCGTTTCCCGCGCTGACGATGACCTGCTGTACTTTATCGGCCCTCCGCTGAAGGATTCGTTCGGCAAGCTGTTTGGGGGCGACACTGCCAAGGCTGAATTGGCCGTGCAGAAATACCGTGAATATTATTCAGTCACGGGTATATTTGAAAATGCGCTTTATGACGGCGTGGCAGACATGCTGGCCGATCTGCGGCGCGAAGGCCGGGTGTTGTCGCTGGCTACATCCAAGCCGGAACCCTTTGCCCAGCGCATTCTGGATCATTTTGACATTGCCAGCCTCTTTGACCATGTGGCGGGAGCGGAGTTGACCGGCCCGCGCAACAGCAAAACGTCCGTGCTGCGGCATGCCTGCGGCCTGTGCGGCGTTGCGGATATGGCGCAATGCCTGATGGTGGGCGACAGAAAATATGACATTCTTGGCGCGCATGCCGTGGGTATGGACGGTGTGGGCGTACTCTATGGCTACGGCTCGCGCGGCGAACTTGAAGAAGCCGGGGCGGACAGCCTGTGTGATGATGTACCCGCCCTGCGGCAACTGCTCCTTGCCTGA
- a CDS encoding aspartate kinase, which produces MKILVQKFGGTSVAKLECMKQVREKVLGGLAKGYKVIAVLSARAGDTNKLLALADEWSSTPDRAEVDSLVSTGEQVSISLFTMLLKDAGIRARSLLGWQIPITTDNDFGRARIRSIDSNSLRKYLNDYDVLVVAGFQGCTEDGRITTLGRGGSDTSAVALAASLGSVECDIYTDVDGVYTTDPNICSTARKMDRVAYEEMLEMASMGAKVLHIRSVEFAKKYKVPVRVRSTFSDDPGTLVTQEDSTMEAVLVSGIAYDKDQARVTLRDLPDVPGTAAAVFGPLSEKGILVDMIVQNTSQDGHTDMTFTISRKDLKQTLQMMEEVAQKTGAREVLHDVSVSKVSAIGVGMRNHSGVAARAFAALTQEGINILMISTSEIKITILIQEKYVELAVRILHDTFGLDWDLG; this is translated from the coding sequence ATGAAAATTCTGGTCCAGAAATTTGGCGGCACTTCCGTTGCCAAGCTGGAGTGCATGAAGCAGGTACGCGAGAAAGTGCTGGGAGGCCTTGCCAAGGGGTATAAGGTCATTGCGGTGCTTTCGGCGCGGGCTGGCGACACCAACAAGCTGCTTGCCCTTGCTGATGAATGGTCTTCCACGCCTGACCGCGCGGAAGTTGATTCGCTCGTTTCCACTGGCGAACAGGTTTCCATCAGCCTGTTCACCATGCTGCTCAAAGATGCGGGCATCCGCGCCCGCTCGCTGCTCGGCTGGCAGATTCCCATCACCACGGACAACGATTTTGGCCGTGCGCGCATTCGCTCCATCGACAGCAATTCCCTGCGCAAATACCTTAACGACTACGATGTGCTTGTGGTCGCCGGGTTTCAGGGTTGCACAGAAGATGGCCGCATCACCACGCTCGGGCGCGGCGGTTCGGACACCTCGGCGGTGGCGCTTGCCGCCTCCCTCGGCTCTGTGGAATGCGACATTTACACCGACGTTGACGGCGTTTACACCACCGACCCCAACATCTGCTCCACGGCCCGCAAAATGGACCGCGTTGCCTATGAGGAAATGCTTGAAATGGCAAGCATGGGGGCCAAGGTGCTGCACATCCGCTCGGTAGAATTTGCCAAAAAATATAAGGTTCCCGTGCGCGTGCGCTCTACGTTCAGCGATGATCCAGGCACGCTTGTCACTCAGGAGGACTCCACCATGGAAGCCGTACTCGTTTCCGGCATTGCATATGACAAAGATCAGGCCCGCGTGACCCTGCGCGACCTTCCCGACGTGCCCGGTACGGCTGCGGCGGTGTTTGGCCCTCTTTCCGAAAAGGGCATTCTGGTCGACATGATCGTGCAGAACACCAGCCAGGACGGCCACACCGACATGACCTTCACCATCTCGCGCAAGGATCTCAAGCAGACCTTGCAGATGATGGAAGAAGTCGCCCAAAAGACCGGCGCGCGCGAAGTGCTGCACGACGTGAGCGTGTCCAAGGTTTCCGCCATCGGCGTAGGCATGCGCAACCATTCCGGAGTTGCAGCGCGGGCCTTTGCCGCACTGACTCAGGAAGGCATCAATATCCTTATGATCAGCACCTCTGAAATCAAAATTACCATCCTGATTCAGGAAAAATACGTTGAACTTGCCGTGCGCATTCTGCACGACACCTTCGGGCTGGACTGGGATCTGGGCTAG